AAGGAAAAACGATGCGACGCGACGCGCGAACGCTAATGCAGGCGTGGGCGGGATGATGACCGGGCACGACGAACATCCGCGTATCCTCGATCTCGGATGCGGGCCGGGCAAGGCGCCGGGCGCGTTCGGCGTCGATCGTCGCGCGCTGCCGGGCGTTGACCTCGTCCACGACCTGGCGATCCGGCCGTGGCCGATCGAATCGGGCGCGTACGACCGCATCGTGATCCGCCACGTGATCGAACACGTGGACGACGTGATCGGCTTTTTCGACGAGGTGCATCGCGTGGCGGCGAACGGCGCGACGGTGGAGATCGTCACGCCGCATTTCTCGAACCGCTGCGCGTATCTGGACCCCACGCACCGCCACACCTTTTCCGCGCGCTTCCTGGAATTCGTGGCCGACGCGCCGCCGTGGCGGCCCGCGTCGCGCCTGGCCGTCGCGCGAAGCTGGCTGTTCGAACATCACCACGACATGGCGCCGCTCGGCGCGCCGGGACGCTTCGCGATTGCGACGCGCCGCGTCACCTTTTCGCGGGTGTTCCGCATGCTTGGCGTCGCATGGCTTGCTAATGCTAAAATCGATTTCTACGAGTTCTATCTCGCGCACCTTTTCCCCGCGCGAGACATCGAGGCGACGCTGTCGGTCAAGAAGGACGAATCGGGCCAAGGCGCCGGCAAGGAACATCACCCGTGAGCGAACGCAGAACCACGAAAGGCCGCATCAAGGTCTTTTCCAACACCACCGAGCCGGGCGTCGCGGGGCAACTGCGCCGCGTGGCCGAGTGGCGGCACCGCCCCGTCGTGGAGCTTGCCGGCGCCGTGACGCGGCGCGCGCTGCGCCGGCGCGATCCGTTTCGCCTGCTCGAGTTTCCGCAGGCGGTGCACATCGAGATCACCAACCGCTGCAACCTGGCGTGCGTCATGTGCCCGCATCCCACGATGGAGCGCGAGCAGGGCTTGATGAGCGAGGCGATGTTCTGCCGCGTCATCGACGAGATCGCGCGGCACAAGCTGCTGCTCGAGAACGTCGCCATCATGGGCCTTGGCGAGCCGCTGTTGCACCCGGGGTTCGAGGACTTCGTCCGCATCGCGCACGAGGCCGGCATTCCGAATCTCTATGTCAGCACGAACGGCACGACGCTCACCGAAAAGCGCGCGCGGCGCCTTGTGGCCGACGGCGCGCTCGGCCGCGTCATCATCAGCCTGGACGGCGCATCGAAGAACACCTACGAGGCCATCCGCGTCGGCGCGGATTTCGACCGCGTCATGGACAACACGCGGCAGCTCCTCGAGATCAAGCGCGAGCTCGGCGTGCGCAAGCCGGTCGTAACGCTTCAGATTCTCGCCATGCCGCAAACCAAAGACGAACTCGACGAATTCTGCGCGGCGTGGGAGCCCTTGCTTGGCGAAGGCGACGAGGTACTCATCAAGGAAGTCGACACCTTCGGCGGCCTGGTCACCGACGTGCGCCTCGACGCTTCGCGCGAGCCGGTCGAACGATACGCCTGCCGCATGCTGTGGAAGGACGTGTCGATCTCGTGGGACGGGCGCGTCACCGTGTGTTGCAAGGACGTGTTCTACAAGCTCGCGGTCGATACGCTCGAAGGCGGCCGCACGATCGCCGACATCTGGAATTCGCCGCGCTGGCAGGCGTATCGGCGGATGCACGTGAACGGCCACTGGGACCGCATGGACCCGTGCGACGTCTGCCGCGAATGGTACGTGTGACGGCGCGGCACATCCTTTTCGTCACCGACGCCTGGGCGCCGGAAACGGGCGGCGTCGAACGCGTTTGCCGCGAGCTTGCCCGCGCGCTCGTTGCCGCGGATCGCCGCGTCACGCTGATCGCGCGCGCCGTGGCTGGCCGCCCGCTCGAAGAGACGATCGACGGCGTGCGCGTGCGCCGGTACAAACCCGCGACGCGCGTCACGCCCATCGTGTACGCATCTCACCGCAAGCAGGCGTTCCTGCTTGCGCAACGGATCATCGCCGAGGATCGCCCGGACATCGCGCACATCCATCTGACGCTTTCGGGCGTCGGTCCGGCGGCCGCGCTTTCGGCCGCGGGCATTCCGTACGTGGCGGGATTTTACGGTCCGTGGGCCAAGGAGTTTCGCGCGGAGGTCGAGGACCGGCTCGCCCAGCGTAACGTGCGCTCGCTGTATTTTCGCGCGCAGATGTCCGCGCAGGGGCGCATGCAGCGCGGACTGCTGGCGGGCGCGGCGATGGTCGTCGCGCTCTCGGACTTCAGCCTTAATGAGCTTGCCGAGCTGTGCCCCGAGGCCGTGCCGCGCGCGGTGAAAATCCCCGGCGGCATCGACCCCGCGCTGTTCCACTTCGCGCCCGCGGACGAAGTGCGAAAGCGCTACGGCGTCGGACGCAAGCAGCCGCTTGTCGTCACCGCGCGGCGGCTGGTGCGCCGCACGGGCGTGGACCTGTTCATCGAGACGATCGGCAAGCTGCGCGAGGGCGGCATGCCCACGCGCGCGATCGTCGCGGGCGACGGCCCGGAGCGCAAGGCGCTCGAATACCACGCGGTGCGCGCGAACGTGGCCAACCACATCTCGTTTCTCGGCGCGGTGGACGACGCGACGCTCGCCGACCTGTATCGCGTGTGCGACGTGTTCGTCATGCCGACGCGCGCGCAGGAAAACTTCGGCCTGCCCGTTATCGAGGCCGCGGCGTGCGGCGCGATCGTCGTCTGCACGCCGGTCGGTTCGCTTCCGGAGGTGATGGCGATCGTCGGGTCCCCGCACATCGCCGGCGAGGCGAGCGCCGAATCGCTCGCGGCCACCTTGCGCAACGTGCTGCCGAACCTGCGCGAGAACACGGTCGCCAAACGGCAGTCCGCCTCCGACGACCTTGGCCACCGATACGCGTGGGAGCGCATCGCCGAGCGGTACATGGAAATCTACGATCAGGTCGCGCCGTGAGGATCGCGCTCATCGGGCACACGTACATCCTCGACGCGAATCGCGGCAAGCTCGCGCCGATCGCCGACGCGTGCGACGGGTTCGTGTACCTGGCGCCCGCCGCGTGGCCGGAGCCGGATTTCGGCCCGCGCGAATTTGAGCACGGCGACCATCCGATCGGCGTGTCGCTGGCCGTCGTCGACGCGGGTGACGTGTACGGCTGGCGGTTTCTCGACGACGCGCTAAAAGAGGCTGTCGCAGGATTTCAGCCCGACCTCGTGCATGTCGAGACGGAAGCGGGAAGCCGCGCCGCGAGGCAGACGATCGACATCGCCCGCGCGAGCGGCGCGCGCGTGACGCAGTTTGTCTGGGAAAACATTCCGCACGGGCTTTCGCGCCGGCGGCTCGCGCAGCGCGCGAATTATCGCGACATCGATCACCTGTTCTGCGGGTCGTCATCCGCGCTTGCCGCCGCGCGCGCGGACGGCTATCGCGGCGCGGCGTCGGTCGTCGCGCAAGTGGGCGTCAACGCGGCGGCGATCGACGCCACGGAGGCACGGCGCCTTTTTGAACCCGGCGTGTTCGTCGTCGGCGTCGCCGCGCGGCTCGATCCCAAAAAGGGCGTCGCCGATGTCATCGACGCGGTGGCAATGCTCGGCGAGGCCGCCGCGATCGTCATCGTCGGCGACGGTGCCCAGCGCGAGGCGCTTCAGGCGCGCGCCGCGCGGCACGGGCTTGGCGAACGGGCCCGGTTTGTCGGCGCGGTGACGCACGCCGAGGTGCCGGCGTACATCAAGGGATGCGACGCGTTCGTGCTCGCGAGCCGCGACACGCGGGGTTGGCGCGAACAGTTCGGCCACGTGCTGATCGAGGCGATGGCCGCGGGCGTGCCCGTCGTCGG
This genomic stretch from bacterium harbors:
- a CDS encoding class I SAM-dependent methyltransferase; translation: MMTGHDEHPRILDLGCGPGKAPGAFGVDRRALPGVDLVHDLAIRPWPIESGAYDRIVIRHVIEHVDDVIGFFDEVHRVAANGATVEIVTPHFSNRCAYLDPTHRHTFSARFLEFVADAPPWRPASRLAVARSWLFEHHHDMAPLGAPGRFAIATRRVTFSRVFRMLGVAWLANAKIDFYEFYLAHLFPARDIEATLSVKKDESGQGAGKEHHP
- a CDS encoding radical SAM protein, producing MSERRTTKGRIKVFSNTTEPGVAGQLRRVAEWRHRPVVELAGAVTRRALRRRDPFRLLEFPQAVHIEITNRCNLACVMCPHPTMEREQGLMSEAMFCRVIDEIARHKLLLENVAIMGLGEPLLHPGFEDFVRIAHEAGIPNLYVSTNGTTLTEKRARRLVADGALGRVIISLDGASKNTYEAIRVGADFDRVMDNTRQLLEIKRELGVRKPVVTLQILAMPQTKDELDEFCAAWEPLLGEGDEVLIKEVDTFGGLVTDVRLDASREPVERYACRMLWKDVSISWDGRVTVCCKDVFYKLAVDTLEGGRTIADIWNSPRWQAYRRMHVNGHWDRMDPCDVCREWYV
- a CDS encoding glycosyltransferase family 4 protein; the protein is MTARHILFVTDAWAPETGGVERVCRELARALVAADRRVTLIARAVAGRPLEETIDGVRVRRYKPATRVTPIVYASHRKQAFLLAQRIIAEDRPDIAHIHLTLSGVGPAAALSAAGIPYVAGFYGPWAKEFRAEVEDRLAQRNVRSLYFRAQMSAQGRMQRGLLAGAAMVVALSDFSLNELAELCPEAVPRAVKIPGGIDPALFHFAPADEVRKRYGVGRKQPLVVTARRLVRRTGVDLFIETIGKLREGGMPTRAIVAGDGPERKALEYHAVRANVANHISFLGAVDDATLADLYRVCDVFVMPTRAQENFGLPVIEAAACGAIVVCTPVGSLPEVMAIVGSPHIAGEASAESLAATLRNVLPNLRENTVAKRQSASDDLGHRYAWERIAERYMEIYDQVAP
- a CDS encoding glycosyltransferase codes for the protein MRIALIGHTYILDANRGKLAPIADACDGFVYLAPAAWPEPDFGPREFEHGDHPIGVSLAVVDAGDVYGWRFLDDALKEAVAGFQPDLVHVETEAGSRAARQTIDIARASGARVTQFVWENIPHGLSRRRLAQRANYRDIDHLFCGSSSALAAARADGYRGAASVVAQVGVNAAAIDATEARRLFEPGVFVVGVAARLDPKKGVADVIDAVAMLGEAAAIVIVGDGAQREALQARAARHGLGERARFVGAVTHAEVPAYIKGCDAFVLASRDTRGWREQFGHVLIEAMAAGVPVVGSDGGAIPEIVGDAGAIFSQGDAGALAARLVELRDNAPWRARCAAAGRERVMAKYSDGAIAAHLVGVWRDLLGEPAASDPPGVRESNGDE